The region GCTCATTATTTCATTGCTAGGGCTTACCAGCTTTGATGGTATAAAAAAGGATATAGATCGGGTTAACTCTTTGCATCTTGATCGTGCAACAATGATTGATGCCGACCGTGACGCGTATCAGGCACAGCAGGCTGTAGTCGATGCAGAGATGGCAAAAGAAGTAGCGAGTATTAACTCGGATATCGAAACGTACAACGAGAATCAACAGCAGACTTGGGATAGAATAAACGGACCTTCCGAACATTTTACTGCCGACATGGCTGGTGATTTCGCTGATTTCAAAAAAACATTCAAAATATGGGATGAAGGAAACAGCGCAGCCCTTAAAATTACTTCAACAACCCTGACTGTTAATACTGAGAGAGAAGAATATAAAAAAAGCGCTATGGGTTCATTTAGCGCCATGCGTGATGTTATTGATAAGCTAGGCGAAATAGCCGGTGAGCAGGCATTGCAGATCGGTCCGCAGGCTCTTTCCAGCATTCTTAATGCCGACCGCGATGCTTATCAGGCATATGTAGCTATTTTGTTGATTGACCGGGCTTCGACTCAAGAAGAACTTAATACTCAGGTCGCGACCTATAAAGAAAACTCCGCGCAGACCCTTGATCGGGTCGTAAAAGGTGCCGACCTTCTCGGCTACGGTGCAGCCGAGCTGAAACAGCAATTTCTCAAGCAGTATAATCTCTGGAATTCACAAGGTGAAAAATTCGTAAGCCTAACAACGAAATCCTTTTCGGATAATATTAAACGAACTGAATTGCAGGCCAAAAGCGGTGAAGCCTTTGCAGTCATGCGTGAGAGCATTAACAGGCTTGGCGAAAAGGAAACTGAGCTTGTGGAAACTTATATAGGCCAGATGGAAAATACCATTTCCAGAACTGTTTCAATTTATATAGCAGTAGCCTTGATTTCCATCTTGGCGGCTTTGGGAATTGCATATGCATTTTCAACGCGCATTTCAAAAGCTTTGCAGGAAAGCGCCGAAGCTGCAACAGAAATTACCAGGGGTGATTTTGATATCGCTCTGCCTGCGAAGGGTAATGATGAAGTCGCAGAGTTGCAGTCTGCACTTAATTCCATGGCATCAACTTTACGTGATAACATAGCTGAAATTAATATCAAAACTGAAGAGGCCGAAGAAAAAGCGGTCCAGGCCCGTAAAGCTACCGAAAAAGCGGAAGAAGCCATGCGCCGTGCGGAAAGCGCCAAGCGGGAAGGTATGGTTCAAGCTGCTGATGAGCTTGAGGGTGTTGTCGGGCAGGTGAGCTCTTCTTCAACACAGCTTTCAGCGCA is a window of Maridesulfovibrio sp. DNA encoding:
- a CDS encoding methyl-accepting chemotaxis protein — protein: MKIKFKMFIMVGVPVVALLIISLLGLTSFDGIKKDIDRVNSLHLDRATMIDADRDAYQAQQAVVDAEMAKEVASINSDIETYNENQQQTWDRINGPSEHFTADMAGDFADFKKTFKIWDEGNSAALKITSTTLTVNTEREEYKKSAMGSFSAMRDVIDKLGEIAGEQALQIGPQALSSILNADRDAYQAYVAILLIDRASTQEELNTQVATYKENSAQTLDRVVKGADLLGYGAAELKQQFLKQYNLWNSQGEKFVSLTTKSFSDNIKRTELQAKSGEAFAVMRESINRLGEKETELVETYIGQMENTISRTVSIYIAVALISILAALGIAYAFSTRISKALQESAEAATEITRGDFDIALPAKGNDEVAELQSALNSMASTLRDNIAEINIKTEEAEEKAVQARKATEKAEEAMRRAESAKREGMVQAADELEGVVGQVSSSSTQLSAQIENSKSGAETQRVRASETATAMEEMNATVLEVANNAGLAAEMAMKAQDEGAKSGRVVNEVVNSTKKLNTETVKLREELDSLGKQANSIGHIMSVITDIADQTNLLALNAAIEAARAGDAGRGFAVVADEVRKLAEKTVSATNEVGDAINAIQNGTASSISRMEETSRVVVSSTDLAGQAGDAIDEIVKMINSTTEMVQAIAAASEEQSAASEQINRSVAEVDEIATENVVFMDQASEAMVSLSEMTERLNNIIKALKEE